GATTTTTCTGAGAGAGGGATAATCTATCTCTTTTTAATATTACGGGGATAAAAATGTAAAGTGGTAACATAGAGGTTTTAAATGAAAGTTTTAGAGAAAGAAATTCATAAAATCTTAGATATCTTAAAAACAAAATATAAGCCTCAGAAAGTAATTCTCTTTGGCTCAGCAGTAAGGGGTGAATTTGAAGAGGGGAGTGACCTGGATTTCTTCATTATAAAACAGACAAAATTACCACGCCATCGCCGCCCACTTGAAATTTATAAATTTTTGAATGACCAAAACCTCCCGATAGATTTCATTATTTATACACCAGAGGAATTTAAAGAGAGACTTTCTTTAGGTGATTTTTTCATCAAACGCATTCTAAAAGAAGGGGAAGTGCTATATGAAAAATAATTCTAATTTCAAAATTTTGGCGAAAGAATGGTTTGAGAAAGGGAATCATGATCTCGAT
This is a stretch of genomic DNA from Candidatus Omnitrophota bacterium. It encodes these proteins:
- a CDS encoding nucleotidyltransferase domain-containing protein, producing the protein MKVLEKEIHKILDILKTKYKPQKVILFGSAVRGEFEEGSDLDFFIIKQTKLPRHRRPLEIYKFLNDQNLPIDFIIYTPEEFKERLSLGDFFIKRILKEGEVLYEK